A window from Triticum aestivum cultivar Chinese Spring chromosome 6D, IWGSC CS RefSeq v2.1, whole genome shotgun sequence encodes these proteins:
- the LOC123144703 gene encoding uncharacterized protein isoform X1, producing the protein MAGGGLSGGAAAFWATRALEVVKRNDSPGLLWKRIKLTTTRKNNAKKRLKRLWQNEAVIRASAQAESSSTSNTAAASEKQQ; encoded by the exons ATGGCGGGCGGTGGGCTGTCCGGCGGCGCGGCCGCGTTCTGGGCGACAAGAGCGCTGGAGGTGGTGAAGCGGAACGACTCCCCGGGGCTGTTGTGGAAGCGGATCAAGCTCACCACCACCCGCAAGAACAACGCCAAGAAACGCCTAAAGCGCCTCTGGCAG AACGAAGCAGTTATAAGGGCTTCTGCTCAAGCAGAATCATCGTCAACTTCAAACACGGCTGCCGCATCTGAGAAACAGCAGTAG
- the LOC123144703 gene encoding uncharacterized protein isoform X2, with protein MAGGGLSGGAAAFWATRALEVVKRNDSPGLLWKRIKLTTTRKNNAKKRLKRLWQPKDFLDRVDVSSL; from the exons ATGGCGGGCGGTGGGCTGTCCGGCGGCGCGGCCGCGTTCTGGGCGACAAGAGCGCTGGAGGTGGTGAAGCGGAACGACTCCCCGGGGCTGTTGTGGAAGCGGATCAAGCTCACCACCACCCGCAAGAACAACGCCAAGAAACGCCTAAAGCGCCTCTGGCAG CCTAAGGATTTCTTAGACAGAGTTGACGTTTCTTCTCTTTGA